GGACAGTACCAAAGGTCATCTCGTATCTCCCCTTGATGTCGATACTATTGCGGACCACCTTGAACAACTCTTTTCTGATGGCCAACGCTGCCGATTAGGACGTAATGGGCGTGAAACTGCCCGCGAGCAGTTCCTCCTTCCGCGCCACCTGTTAGACCACTGTGAGTTATTCCATGGAGGACGGACCGAATCGAGCTAAACGAACACCGACTGGGAGAGGTGACAATAAAGGAACGTGAGGAGTGAAAAGGCAGCCGCGGATCCGAATCACGGCTGTTCGGGCACCTTTGCTTTCATGTTTCAGGGCAAAAATAATCGACGAGCGTTCGGGGTCACGGTAGGATAGATTCCGGAACAGTCTATTGAGTGAAGCTCTCCAAAATACGTAATTCTTCTTCTTTGGAAATCTGGTCTGATGTGAAGCAGGCATGAAGGACTTTATGTGCGAGTTCGGGATCGGTTAGGATGGAATCAGATGCCGTCGATTGCGTTTCGAGCTGTCGTTCAACCGCCTGGACATGCTCGGTCAGTTCGTGAACCTGATCGGTTAACTCTTCGCAGTACTGGTTGTCTAGGTCAGTGTTTACTTTTTCACCGTCCGAATTGCTATCGTTTGATTCTGGCATGGTTGTGGTGGTATCAGCCACTGACTCAACAGCACTGTTGACGATATTCGTTTTCTCCTCTCCAAGGCTACCG
This genomic window from Natronococcus occultus SP4 contains:
- a CDS encoding glycosyltransferase, translated to MNLSQRESDIVLQKSLRNGCGLVVSEALRKRTPVLGSRTGGIPLHLEDSTKGHLVSPLDVDTIADHLEQLFSDGQRCRLGRNGRETAREQFLLPRHLLDHCELFHGGRTESS